The Limnochordia bacterium nucleotide sequence TGCTACAATGGCTGTCCTTCTTATAGAATTGCTCATGAATGCTTGGTGATACTGTCGAGGGCTTTGATAGTTTAGGCTACCATGTCTACGTCGTTCATTGTAGTAGCTCATATACTTGCTTACCTCAGTATAAGCATCCAAGAAGGTCTGAAACTCGTTTTGGCTGTAGCATTCATCTTCCAAGATTGCA carries:
- a CDS encoding integrase core domain-containing protein, yielding AILEDECYSQNEFQTFLDAYTEVSKYMSYYNERRRHGSLNYQSPRQYHQAFMSNSIRRTAIVA